Proteins encoded by one window of Primulina huaijiensis isolate GDHJ02 chromosome 1, ASM1229523v2, whole genome shotgun sequence:
- the LOC140982361 gene encoding AAA-ATPase At5g57480-like encodes MKEIWTTMASIMGVWAFCQSLLHTVFPPELRFASLKFVYRLFSYFSSYCYYDITEIDGVNTNELYNAVQLYLSSSASISGTRLSLTRGLNSSSITFGLSNNDRLIDSYKGVAIEWEHIVTQRQAQTFSWRPLPEEKRGFTLRVKKKNKQLVLSSYLDYVMEKANELRRRNQDRLLYTNSRGGSLDSRGHPWESVPFKHPSTFDTLAMDPLKKSEIMDDLLDFANGESFYQKTGRAWKRGYLLYGPPGTGKSSMIAAMANFLGYDIYDLELTEVNTNSELRKLLMKTSSKSIIVIEDIDCSINLANRNKNGGFAASASAVSGSRKNNYDVSSLPGSDDTGNTITLSGLLNFTDGLWSCCGSERIFVFTTNHIEKLDPALLRCGRMDVHIHMSYCSFSALKILLKNYLGYDEIDLEKGILEGLEGVIDAAEMTPADISEILIKNRRDKRKAIGELLEKLKVKAEKNRLKPRKKDDDGVEEDDEEQEKRALDSPKDGSDNHLQENCIKFQENDGGIHENGDEKIH; translated from the coding sequence ATGAAGGAGATTTGGACAACAATGGCATCGATAATGGGCGTTTGGGCTTTCTGCCAGAGCCTCCTTCACACAGTTTTCCCACCCGAACTACGTTTTGCTTCCCTCAAATTCGTCTACCGCCTCTTCAGCTATTTCTCTTCTTACTGCTACTACGATATTACAGAGATCGACGGAGTAAACACCAACGAGCTTTACAACGCCGTTCAGCTCTATCTGAGCTCTTCTGCTTCGATTTCAGGCACTCGGCTGAGCCTGACTCGGGGGTTGAACTCTTCCTCAATCACCTTCGGTCTATCCAACAACGATCGTTTGATCGATTCATATAAAGGGGTTGCGATAGAGTGGGAGCATATTGTTACCCAGAGGCAGGCGCAGACTTTTTCTTGGCGCCCATTGCCGGAGGAGAAGAGGGGGTTCACTCTCCGAGTCAAGAAGAAGAACAAACAATTGGTACTCAGTTCTTATCTTGATTACGTCATGGAGAAAGCTAATGAATTGCGGCGGCGGAATCAAGATAGGTTGCTTTACACCAATTCGAGAGGTGGGTCTTTGGATTCGAGGGGTCATCCTTGGGAATCCGTGCCGTTTAAGCATCCCAGTACTTTCGACACATTGGCCATGGATCCTTTGAAGAAATCTGAGATTATGGATGATCTTCTGGATTTCGCGAATGGAGAGTCCTTCTATCAGAAGACCGGGAGAGCTTGGAAAAGAGGGTATTTGTTGTATGGTCCCCCCGGGACAGGTAAGTCTAGTATGATTGCCGCAATGGCTAATTTTCTTGGATACGATATTTATGATCTTGAGTTGACTGAGGTGAATACTAATTCTGAGTTGAGAAAATTGCTGATGAAAACCAGTTCAAAGTCCATTATTGTCATTGAAGACATAGATTGTTCTATTAATTTAGCCAATAGAAACAAGAATGGCGGCTTCGCCGCCTCTGCCAGTGCTGTCTCTGGTTCGAGGAAAAATAACTACGACGTTTCATCACTTCCGGGCTCGGATGATACGGGGAACACGATAACACTTTCTGGGTTGTTGAATTTCACTGATGGATTATGGTCTTGCTGTGGGAGTGAGAGGATATTCGTGTTTACGACAAATCATATCGAGAAACTTGATCCTGCATTGTTAAGGTGTGGGAGAATGGATGTGCACATACACATGAGCTACTGTTCTTTTTCGGCTTTGAAGATTTTGTTGAAGAATTATTTGGGATACGATGAGATTGATTTGGAGAAGGGAATTTTGGAGGGGTTGGAGGGGGTGATTGATGCGGCGGAGATGACCCCCGCCGATATCAGTGAAATCCTGATCAAGAATCGGCGCGATAAGCGTAAAGCAATAGGAGAACTGTTGGAGAAGTTGAAAGTTAAGGCTGAAAAAAATAGGTTGAAACCAAGAAAGAAGGATGATGATGGAgttgaagaagatgatgaagaacAGGAGAAAAGAGCTCTGGATAGTCCTAAAGATGGCAGTGATAATCACTTGCAAGAAAATTGCATTAAATTCCAGGAAAACGATGGCGGGATTCATGAAAATGGTGAcgagaaaatccattga